The proteins below come from a single Takifugu rubripes chromosome 10, fTakRub1.2, whole genome shotgun sequence genomic window:
- the LOC115251315 gene encoding uncharacterized protein: protein MQCRFCKFTSSSQETLLKHFRLHHRQGAHWPCIHTDCVCVYKTPGALRSHLSRSHSIVKIHRNSTFQCELCDFKEICSEKTFWNHLGHHLKNRETVQCPFLRCTFKTNIRPTLSSHRSRNHKNCTLEDFRTIARTVPEDEIIETEQSDSEAGTSAYDIVRPDEVEEIVEDVDSETLEHKLASLFLCMQTVLHVSRAATQKIVEDLHNLLSFSNIHALKSVKEILSKHEIEVNDSVLQEISNAIVQTNPLLLTSEKGSLSTDHRRNIYFKEHFSVVEPTEYLYNTAHKNSFVYIFVTKILETLLRRADFLDQIVFNQEALSGHCYGLTPLRGGLT from the coding sequence ATGCAGTGCAGATTTTGCAAATTCACAAGCTCCAGTCAAGAGACTCTTCTGAAACATTTTCGCCTTCATCACAGACAAGGTGCACATTGGCCTTGCATTCACACAgactgtgtatgtgtatataaaaCACCTGGAGCATTACGATCACACCTCTCAAGATCACACTCAATAGTGAAAATCCACAGAAATTCAACATTTCAATGTGAATTGTGTGATTTTAAGGAGATTTGCAGTGAAAAAACTTTTTGGAACCATCTTGGACATCATTTAAAGAACCGAGAAACTGTACAATGTCCCTTTCTAAGGTgtacctttaaaacaaacattcgCCCAACCCTCAGTTCTCACAGAAGTCGAAACCATAAAAATTGTACACTTGAGGATTTTCGAACAATTGCAAGAACTGTTCCTGAAGATGAGATAATTGAAACTGAGCAATCTGATAGTGAAGCAGGAACATCAGCTTATGATATTGTGAGACCAGATGAGGTTGAAGAGATTGTAGAGGATGTAGATAGTGAGACACTTGAACACAAATtggcttctctctttctgtgtatgCAAACAGTGTTGCATGTTTCTCGAGCTGCAACACAAAAGATTGTAGAGGATTTGCATAAcctgctctctttctctaaCATTCATGCTCTCAAGAGTGTCAAAGAGATCCTTTCAAAACATGAAATTGAAGTAAATGATTCTGTTTTGCAAGAAATTTCTAATGCTATAGTTCAAACTAATCCACTCCTTTTAACATCGGAGAAAGGTTCCCTATCTACAGATCACCGAAGGAATATATATTTCAAAGAGCACTTTTCTGTTGTAGAACCCACAGAATATCTGTACAACACAGCTCATAAAAACTCTTTTGTTTATATATTTGTCACTAAGATACTTGAGACTTTACTCAGACGGGCAGATTTTTTGGACCAAATTGTATTTAATCAAGAAGCTTTATCTGGACACTGTTACGGTTTAACCCCTTTGAGGGGGGGTTTAACGTAG